The nucleotide sequence AAGTGAACATAATAATTAATACTTAAAAGGAATTCTCATAGATAGTCAATAATAATGGTTGGAGCAAATAtctgatcaaaattatcaaatttctttatttattacaCAGATGCAGGAATAACCCTGGTTTATATGCCATTGTAACATGATGGTTAATAAAGAAACAAGTAGAACTTCAATGGGTCAACCACGGAGTCTTTGATTTTTTATGACGTTTTTCTCGAGCTGTATTTccaatgcaattcaaattcttgAGTTCACTTTTGTATTCATTCTCTTTAGGTTAATATGAGTCCTAACAGTCTTTGTGGGTTTCATCAATAGGAATCTTGTCCATCCATCAAAAATATCCTGCTTCTTGATTCTGAGGGAAAACGAGTAGCTGTCAAGTATTATACAGATGAATGGCCTACACTTGCTGCTAAATTAGCTTTTGAGAAATCTGTATTCACCAAGACACTGAAAACAAATTCCCGGACTGAAGGTAACATGCGCCATCATTTTGTTCTACTTTCTCAGGTTGTTTTGACTTGTAAATTCATTGGACCCTAATTTCCTCTAGAATCAAACATACTTCAATAACCCTCTAGAAATTGGTTACCTTTTTCTTTTACAAATTTCATTGACTTGCATGCTATTTTAAACTCTGATGACCAACGTACAAGGTTTAGAACTCATGCCTCTTATGAGGGTTTATTGTTTTCCATCGATAGTTTACCATATAACATTGATCATATTATACTTATTATTGCACTAATTTAGTGAAAGGGTGGATACTGGTTTTTGCTTCTTGGGTTTATATAATATTATGGTCCAGGGAGGCCTTATCTTAAAGGATGCTGTATTTTCAGTTacaaaaatcaagtttgctactgATGGGGTTGGTGCCAAATCCTGCCACTTTGGTGTTTCCCAACTGCTGGAAGTAGGGATGATAATTCTTCTGATGTTTGTTTTAAGACAAAGCGTTCAACTCATGGTTTAGTTATGGTTCAATAAGCGGAAGTGCCATGTTTATCATGGACTACATCATCATTATTATCAAGTCATGTTTGCCCCAACTATTTGGGAATCAGCTACATGAATCTTATTTTGCAACTTCAATAGTAAGCTCAATTATAGTAGGATAAGGCTATGATTAAGATTGAGTGGAATTGATACTTTTCAAACTTCAACCTAAGCTAGAATTTTTCCTATTCTGAAAATGACAAATGCAATAGATaatagtaggttcaagatttcaGTGTTATGATTGGCACAATCAAAATCGAATTGTCGAATTACATAGAAACTTGGACAAAATTGATAAAGTGAAGGGGACAATAATCTCATGTAGACAAAATAACCTAACAATTGACAAGTGGAATATTATATATACACAACGCCACTTTTGGAATAATCAATGTATTGTTTCATCTATATGAAAACCTAACTATTTTCCATAGGATCCTGCTAATGCAAATAGAAAATGAAGTAACTAGTCTAAACGGTTCTCTCCCTTCTTCGTTCTTCTCCAACAACTTGCTTACTCCCTTtactctctcatttcttctccatttcctcttcttcttcctcctctccattGTTCATTTCCCTCTTTGTCACTCTTCTTGTTGAAGCATCATAGCAACAATGTAAGGAAGGAGAtggggagagagagaggagggaaggaggaaaatagaagagaTAAATGGAAAAACGTAAAACAAATATAAAGATAAccaaattaaatttcaatttaaaatGTCAACTAGGCACCTCTGTTACCTCAATTCAATAAGAAAATCACATTTGCAACAAAACTTAATTGAAATAATATTGCAATGATACTCAAAGAGTTCACATATGTATACAAATTTGGTCATTTACCCTTAATTGGAGGAAACAATTTTTGGTAGGCTGTTTTCTTTGGCATCATCAAATGCAGAAAGTTAGATCTGCCTGTATGCTGAATTTTCTCATATTTAATCATGTATTAgtacatctattattactaatgCAAGTTATTTTGGTTGACAGCTGAGATAACTATTCTTGATGGATACATTGTCATCTATAAAGTGATTCAGGATCTTCACTTTTTTGTTACCGGAGGAGATGATGAGAATGAACTCATTATAGCAACAGTACTCCAGGGATTCTTTGATGCAGTTGGCCTTCTTCTCAGGTTTTCCTGCTGCAAACCGTTCATTAAAGGAATAAGAACTATAAAGTCACGTGGTCTTCCACTTCTTTATGCTTATTTAGTGTAATATCTTTGTGTGCTAACAGGAACAACGTTGATAAAATGTCTGCACTTGAAAACTTGGATCTGATCCTTCTTTGCCTTGATGAAATTGTTGATGGAGGGTAGCATCTCTCTCCTTTGCTCTCTTTGTCTAACTTGACTTGAAGCACATGACTTTTTCATGTATCTGCCATTTTTCTATATATTCCACTCCTGGATGCTTAAAATCTGGTCACTGATGGTTTGAACTGATGGCTTATCGACTCATATCAATCAATAATCCTAAAGTGTATACTCATTTTCCCTAAATCATGATTCACCCCATTAATAATGTAAAATCAAGattcatttaattttttctaggatagaatgacattGTCTGTTCTTCTATAATGCATTGCCAAGGAAGAGCTTGTAGACGACCTGACTCAAAAATAAGGTAGTCTTCATGTAGTGTGCGCAAATTTGGTGCCCAAAGCTTCATCTACATGGAATATGAAAATTGCTTCTCTAAATTGTAGAGATTTGTTGGATTGTGTGAACTTTGTATTGAATTTGTAGTGATTCTACATAGCCCAGCCTAATTCATATATAGACTAGTCCACACATTTTGGTTGGGTTGTTTCTTAGGTTCCATTCGTCAAGGTTTATATAAAGATTCAACTCGAGCTATTGTTTTGACCCACCAACAGCCAAATTTTCAACACCAAACTTGttatttaaacttcaaaattacaTAGCATGCAATGCTgacttattttatttgtttagcaCAATTGTATTGTTCGACTTTCTAGTTGGTGTTATAAAGAAGCtaaattgaaaaggaaaaatgggTTTAGCTATGAAGAACTTGATATTATTAGGATTTGTTTATACAACATTACTCTTTGATTTACATGAGGGGCTGAGTTTTCATCTTAACAAGAATTTCAATGTTGTGAAGACATCTCAAGGTGTGTGTACAAACCACAGAAAATGAGAGCTTGTAGAGGATAATTTTCGTCTCCAATACAACTTTTTTGTGTTTGGAGAACATCTAAGGTAAGGTTTTATGTTGATGCGGACAGAGGAATTTAGGGAgcattgagaatttttttttcttttgacaaTCATTGGGCATCTAATTGTCTATGATTATTTATACTTTTGCTGTCATATTATATGTAGGCTTTGATTCTTCCTGTGGAGATACTGTAGGTTGAACCATTTTACGTTTCTCTATTTTTTCATTGTGTactttttcctattttcttggCTAATAAGTATGATAAATATCACTATGGTAACTATGCTATAAAGAAACTGAAGTTGGAAAGGAAATGCCTTTGGTTAATAGCATACTATGAGTACATAAAATGGTTGTCGAAATTTTGTCAACGATACTTGCAAGAATGTACTGAACAGTTTCATGGGACTCAAACTGCAAAGAAGAGTGCAATTACAGGCATTGTTATGAAGG is from Zingiber officinale cultivar Zhangliang chromosome 7B, Zo_v1.1, whole genome shotgun sequence and encodes:
- the LOC122006178 gene encoding coatomer subunit zeta-2-like, whose amino-acid sequence is MESCPSIKNILLLDSEGKRVAVKYYTDEWPTLAAKLAFEKSVFTKTLKTNSRTEAEITILDGYIVIYKVIQDLHFFVTGGDDENELIIATVLQGFFDAVGLLLRNNVDKMSALENLDLILLCLDEIVDGGIILETEASVIASKVTANSLDGSTSLSEQTISQALATAREHLARSLLS